A single region of the Marinobacter salinisoli genome encodes:
- the cysN gene encoding sulfate adenylyltransferase subunit CysN yields MSHQSDLIAEDIQAYLNQHENKELLRLLTCGSVDDGKSTLIGRLLHDTKMIYEDHMASLKTDSAKMGTTGEKLDLALLVDGLQAEREQGITIDVAYRFFSTDKRKFIIADTPGHEQYTRNMATGASTAQLAILMIDARHGVLTQTRRHSYIASLLGIRHIVVAINKMDLVDFSEERFNEIKDDYLAFATKLGLKDIRFVPISALEGDNVVNPSENTPWFTGQPLMEILETVEVSRDKNMEHFRLPVQYVNRPNLNFRGFCGTIASGVVRPGDEVMALPSRRTSKVREIVTFDGNLEEAYIDQAVTLTLEDEIDVSRGDMLIKVGDEPQVDNHFNANIVWMTDAPLETGRLYNIKLGPNFTSGTIKKIHHQTDVNTLEQQANPAQLALNEIGLCELTLNQPVAYDNYPSNHATGSFIIVDRLTNITVGAGMIAGQADKDTSFEPVSAEERERRLAQKPAIIGCGGKQATALALAVERALFDHGKTTVVLTEANAGDTDDRREAAQLLSAHGLIAVAVNLGSDVASASISADSEQEIPDAVSHLVQELIRSKRI; encoded by the coding sequence ATGTCACACCAGTCTGATCTGATTGCGGAAGATATTCAGGCCTACCTGAATCAACACGAGAACAAAGAACTGCTGCGCCTGCTGACCTGCGGCAGTGTGGACGATGGCAAGAGCACCCTGATCGGCCGCCTCCTGCACGACACAAAAATGATCTACGAAGATCATATGGCCAGCCTGAAAACCGACAGCGCCAAAATGGGCACCACGGGTGAGAAACTCGACCTGGCCCTGCTCGTCGACGGCCTCCAGGCTGAGCGAGAGCAAGGTATCACCATTGATGTCGCTTATCGCTTCTTCTCCACCGATAAGCGTAAGTTCATCATTGCCGACACACCCGGACACGAACAATACACCCGTAACATGGCCACTGGCGCATCCACCGCACAGCTTGCCATCCTGATGATCGATGCCCGACACGGGGTTCTGACCCAGACCCGACGCCACTCCTACATCGCATCCCTGCTGGGGATTCGCCATATTGTGGTGGCCATCAACAAGATGGATCTGGTCGATTTCAGCGAAGAACGATTCAACGAAATCAAAGACGACTATCTCGCCTTTGCCACCAAGCTGGGCCTGAAAGACATCCGCTTTGTGCCGATCTCAGCGCTCGAGGGCGACAATGTTGTCAATCCCAGCGAGAACACGCCCTGGTTTACCGGCCAGCCGTTGATGGAAATCCTCGAAACCGTTGAAGTCTCCCGAGATAAAAACATGGAGCACTTCCGTCTGCCGGTTCAGTACGTCAACCGCCCCAACCTGAACTTCCGCGGCTTCTGCGGCACCATTGCCTCAGGAGTCGTTCGCCCCGGTGACGAGGTCATGGCCCTGCCCTCACGCCGTACCAGTAAAGTCAGGGAAATCGTTACCTTTGATGGCAATCTGGAAGAGGCGTACATCGACCAGGCCGTGACCCTGACCCTGGAGGACGAAATCGATGTCAGCCGGGGCGATATGCTGATCAAGGTCGGCGACGAACCGCAAGTGGACAACCACTTCAACGCCAACATCGTCTGGATGACCGATGCGCCCCTGGAAACCGGCCGCCTGTACAACATCAAACTCGGCCCCAATTTCACCTCCGGCACAATCAAGAAGATTCACCACCAGACCGATGTGAACACGCTCGAACAGCAGGCCAACCCTGCCCAACTGGCACTCAATGAAATTGGTCTTTGTGAGCTGACACTGAACCAGCCGGTGGCATACGACAACTACCCGAGCAACCATGCGACGGGCAGCTTTATCATTGTCGACCGACTCACCAACATCACGGTGGGTGCGGGCATGATCGCCGGTCAGGCCGACAAGGACACCTCGTTCGAGCCGGTCAGTGCCGAGGAGCGCGAACGTCGCCTGGCGCAAAAGCCGGCCATCATCGGCTGCGGCGGCAAGCAGGCAACGGCCCTGGCGCTTGCCGTTGAGCGCGCGCTGTTCGATCACGGCAAGACAACCGTCGTGCTTACCGAGGCCAATGCCGGCGATACCGATGATCGCCGCGAAGCGGCACAACTGTTGTCGGCCCATGGCCTGATTGCCGTTGCGGTCAACCTCGGTTCCGATGTAGCCTCTGCCTCCATTTCCGCAGACAGCGAACAGGAAATCCCTGACGCTGTCAGCCACCTGGTTCAGGAACTGATCCGGAGCAAGCGCATCTGA